The proteins below come from a single Rhodococcus sp. WMMA185 genomic window:
- a CDS encoding amino acid ABC transporter permease, producing the protein MYLLSKYGDQLISAFWTTVQLTVFSAVGALIIGTVLAGMRVSPIPIARGIGAAYVTIFRNTPLTLIVIFASFGLFQTLGVKLAPEESPTFFAQNNFRLAVLGLSVYTAAFVCESLRAGINTVHFGQAEAGRSLGLTFTQNLRLIVLPQAFRAVTAPLGSVLIALTKNTTIASVIGVAEASLLMKEMIENEAAIFVIGGIFALGFVILTLPMGLLFGYLSKRFEVAR; encoded by the coding sequence GTGTACTTACTGAGCAAATACGGCGATCAACTGATCAGCGCGTTCTGGACGACGGTGCAACTCACCGTGTTCTCGGCCGTCGGCGCACTGATCATCGGCACCGTTCTGGCCGGCATGAGGGTGTCGCCGATCCCAATTGCACGCGGTATCGGAGCTGCGTATGTAACCATCTTCCGCAACACTCCGCTGACGCTGATCGTCATCTTCGCCTCCTTCGGCCTCTTCCAAACGTTGGGCGTCAAGCTCGCCCCTGAAGAGTCGCCCACCTTCTTCGCACAAAACAACTTCAGACTGGCCGTGCTCGGACTCAGTGTCTATACAGCGGCCTTCGTGTGCGAATCGCTCCGTGCCGGGATCAACACCGTGCATTTCGGTCAGGCAGAGGCGGGCCGGTCACTGGGACTCACGTTCACCCAGAATCTGCGACTGATCGTGTTACCGCAGGCTTTCCGCGCCGTCACCGCACCGCTCGGTAGTGTTCTGATCGCCCTGACCAAGAACACGACGATCGCCTCGGTGATCGGCGTCGCGGAGGCGTCGCTTTTGATGAAGGAAATGATCGAGAACGAGGCCGCCATCTTCGTCATCGGTGGAATCTTCGCGCTCGGGTTCGTAATCCTGACCCTGCCGATGGGTCTTCTGTTCGGGTACCTGAGCAAGCGATTCGAGGTTGCACGATGA